In one Thermodesulfobium acidiphilum genomic region, the following are encoded:
- a CDS encoding amino acid ABC transporter ATP-binding protein: protein MVKMEHVNKYFGTHHVLKDINLHVKFKERLVIMGPSGSGKSTLIRCINFLEKPSSGKIFVNGVEITANKIQLNKVRQKIGMVFQHFNLYPHKTALENVMLAPILVEKRDRNEVEKSAIALLEKVGLKDVYNKYPSQLSGGQQQRVAIARALNMKPDLLLFDEPTSALDPEMIQEVLDIMVALAKEGMTMIVVTHEMGFAKQAADRIVFMDDGQIIETGTPDQIFNNPQHERTQAFLEKLNKIQV, encoded by the coding sequence ATGGTAAAAATGGAGCATGTAAACAAATACTTTGGTACTCATCACGTTCTTAAAGATATCAATCTTCATGTAAAGTTCAAAGAGAGACTGGTAATAATGGGACCAAGTGGTTCAGGAAAAAGTACTTTGATAAGATGTATTAACTTTTTAGAGAAGCCATCATCTGGCAAGATCTTTGTAAACGGTGTGGAAATAACTGCTAATAAAATTCAGCTAAATAAAGTAAGACAAAAAATAGGCATGGTTTTTCAACATTTTAATCTTTACCCACATAAGACGGCACTTGAGAATGTGATGCTTGCGCCGATTCTTGTTGAAAAGAGAGATAGAAATGAAGTTGAAAAAAGCGCAATTGCTCTTCTTGAGAAGGTCGGCTTGAAGGATGTATATAATAAATATCCATCTCAACTTTCTGGTGGGCAGCAACAAAGAGTTGCGATTGCAAGGGCTTTGAATATGAAACCTGATCTTTTGCTGTTTGATGAGCCTACATCGGCTCTTGATCCCGAAATGATTCAGGAAGTTCTTGATATTATGGTAGCTCTTGCAAAAGAGGGGATGACGATGATTGTAGTAACGCACGAAATGGGTTTTGCAAAACAAGCTGCAGATAGAATTGTTTTTATGGACGATGGTCAGATCATTGAAACAGGCACCCCAGATCAGATTTTCAATAATCCTCAACATGAAAGAACTCAGGCTTTTCTTGAAAAGTTAAACAAGATTCAGGTCTAA
- a CDS encoding ArsR/SmtB family transcription factor, giving the protein MNLDQIIKISNALANDSRFKILQSISSNPKISCTEVIKALDITQPAVSHHLKILNDAGLIEINRKGQYGLCSLNNAVLEDYLKSIQKIFLKR; this is encoded by the coding sequence TTGAATTTGGATCAAATTATTAAGATTTCTAATGCTTTAGCAAATGATTCAAGGTTTAAAATCCTTCAATCGATTTCTTCAAACCCTAAAATTTCTTGCACTGAAGTCATTAAAGCTCTTGACATAACTCAACCAGCAGTCTCTCATCACTTAAAAATTTTAAACGATGCAGGTTTAATTGAAATAAACAGAAAGGGTCAATATGGATTATGCTCTTTAAACAATGCTGTTCTAGAAGACTACCTAAAATCAATACAAAAAATATTTTTAAAAAGGTAA